One window of the Candidatus Zixiibacteriota bacterium genome contains the following:
- a CDS encoding putative Processing protease (Evidence 3 : Putative function from multiple computational evidences), whose amino-acid sequence MKKIYISGLLIIFLLGFIGISLQAETALDKIKFPPLNKQEMPNIEKTVLDNGLTVYLLEDHELPVINAAVRLGAGEYLVPDDKVGLGSITATLMRTGGTDKLTGDQVDSVLEGVGGSIEFGMRSTSGTGSMNILSDYSDLGLSLMADMFRHPAFAQDKIDLEKTSQRSAISRRNDEAMDICLRQFRKVIYGQNSAYARNTEYSTIDNITRDDLIAFHDKYITPENVMLAVWGDFNKDAMLAKIKKYFGDWPKGPGRVPDLPKVTYDFKPGIHYVQKDNINQTKLLIGHIGGYLSDPDYFAMVVMNNILGGSFGSRLFNDVRSKQGLAYAVGGSYTSNIAYPGIYYNYCYTKSETTVKAIKSIINEIKMMQTNPPTPXELKTGKDGYLNSFVFNFEDKGDIITRMMEYDYFGFPNDFLYKEKENIEKVTAQDVMTVAQKRLHPEALQIVVVGKGADFDEPLTDLGPVDTMDVTIPTGEKKVAATGSADMENKGRELLKAAIAACGGSDNYKKINTISQKGSLIITTPQGEMSLKATTYEILPDKSRQEIATPMGTMVTVRSGDKAWMIQGDRSIPLPEEQVKEAERDEYRNTVLLFGAPDNPNYKILFLGPDKVKDQAVNVIQIASPDGQMTYKLALDAATNMPVAKMYFGQSADGPGDMSELLSDYRDIGGVKIPYSTRIEAFGKKLMEVNLTDYQINPDVPDSLFVEPQGK is encoded by the coding sequence ATGAAAAAGATATATATATCCGGTCTACTGATTATCTTCCTGCTCGGTTTCATCGGGATATCACTTCAGGCGGAAACGGCTCTGGATAAGATTAAGTTTCCCCCGCTCAACAAGCAGGAAATGCCGAATATCGAAAAAACTGTTCTCGATAACGGCCTGACCGTGTATTTGCTGGAGGATCACGAATTACCGGTCATCAATGCCGCCGTCCGGTTGGGGGCGGGCGAATACCTCGTACCGGACGACAAAGTCGGGCTGGGGAGCATTACGGCAACCTTGATGCGCACCGGCGGAACGGATAAATTGACCGGCGATCAGGTCGATTCCGTTCTGGAGGGGGTTGGCGGTTCCATCGAGTTCGGCATGCGCAGTACCAGCGGAACCGGCAGTATGAATATCCTTTCGGACTATTCAGACTTAGGGCTTTCTTTGATGGCCGATATGTTTCGTCACCCGGCCTTCGCTCAGGATAAGATCGATCTGGAAAAGACGTCCCAGCGTTCGGCCATTTCGCGCCGGAACGATGAGGCGATGGATATCTGCCTGCGGCAGTTCCGGAAAGTCATTTACGGGCAGAATTCGGCCTACGCCCGGAACACCGAATACAGTACGATTGACAATATTACCCGGGATGACCTGATCGCTTTTCATGACAAATATATTACGCCTGAGAATGTCATGCTGGCGGTTTGGGGGGATTTCAACAAAGATGCCATGCTCGCCAAAATCAAAAAATATTTCGGCGATTGGCCCAAGGGCCCCGGCCGCGTTCCCGATTTGCCGAAAGTCACTTACGATTTCAAACCGGGGATTCATTATGTGCAGAAGGACAATATCAATCAGACCAAACTGCTGATCGGCCATATCGGCGGATATCTGAGCGATCCCGATTATTTCGCGATGGTCGTCATGAATAATATCCTCGGGGGTTCGTTCGGGAGCCGTCTGTTCAATGATGTTCGCAGCAAGCAGGGGCTGGCGTACGCGGTCGGGGGCAGTTATACTTCGAACATCGCCTATCCCGGGATTTATTATAATTATTGCTATACCAAATCCGAGACAACGGTGAAGGCCATAAAAAGCATCATTAACGAGATTAAAATGATGCAGACCAATCCGCCGACTCCNGANGAATTAAAAACCGGCAAAGACGGCTACCTCAATTCGTTTGTTTTCAATTTTGAGGATAAGGGCGATATCATCACCCGGATGATGGAATATGACTATTTCGGATTCCCGAATGACTTCCTGTACAAGGAAAAAGAAAATATCGAAAAAGTGACCGCCCAGGATGTGATGACGGTGGCGCAGAAGCGGCTTCATCCCGAAGCGCTCCAGATAGTCGTCGTCGGTAAAGGCGCCGATTTCGATGAACCGCTGACCGATTTGGGGCCGGTCGATACGATGGATGTCACCATCCCGACGGGCGAAAAGAAGGTGGCGGCCACGGGATCCGCGGATATGGAAAACAAAGGGCGGGAACTGCTGAAAGCGGCGATTGCGGCCTGCGGCGGAAGCGACAATTACAAGAAGATCAATACCATATCGCAAAAGGGCTCTCTGATCATAACGACCCCGCAGGGGGAAATGAGTCTGAAAGCCACCACCTATGAAATTCTGCCGGATAAATCGCGGCAGGAAATTGCCACGCCGATGGGAACCATGGTCACCGTCCGTTCAGGCGACAAGGCCTGGATGATTCAGGGGGATCGCTCGATACCGCTTCCCGAAGAACAGGTCAAAGAGGCCGAGAGAGATGAGTACCGTAATACGGTGCTTTTGTTTGGGGCTCCCGACAACCCCAATTACAAAATTCTCTTTTTGGGGCCGGACAAAGTGAAGGATCAGGCGGTCAATGTCATTCAAATCGCTTCTCCCGACGGCCAGATGACATATAAATTGGCTCTTGATGCCGCCACCAATATGCCGGTGGCCAAGATGTATTTCGGACAGAGCGCCGATGGGCCGGGAGATATGTCGGAATTATTGTCGGACTATCGCGATATCGGCGGCGTCAAAATTCCCTACTCCACGCGAATCGAGGCTTTCGGGAAAAAATTGATGGAGGTGAACCTCACCGACTATCAAATTAATCCGGATGTTCCCGATTCCTTATTTGTTGAACCGCAGGGGAAATAA
- a CDS encoding hypothetical protein (Evidence 5 : Unknown function), translating to MIYSACWYFDNMPRFLIFVVFLMILAGGSAMAYDFGYSIGDTAVYRSSAIGEIPIYFDNLSDTIAGIILQVELDPPGIIEFAFDDLHSYLPFDTAGTLMSGWELVSATSQDNDKQDFYLYSLANTVPPPYNPGFPPQSGGKLIILRYRFLPLPDSVSVATVHLNFRNDIFSMADPYGNSLGILIDTVITCLEYQGDSCIVADTTIRGTLDTANVYVKNGSIDVVNYPCGDVNLDYRINILDIKCLIEYLYRTPGQTGCAGFPCDLNLDGAINILDVNYLINFLYRGGPPPP from the coding sequence ATGATATATTCCGCGTGTTGGTACTTCGATAATATGCCACGATTTCTTATTTTTGTTGTTTTTCTGATGATTTTAGCCGGCGGCTCGGCTATGGCCTATGATTTCGGTTATTCGATTGGGGACACGGCTGTTTATCGTTCCAGCGCTATTGGCGAAATCCCCATCTATTTCGATAATCTCAGCGATACCATAGCCGGAATAATCCTTCAGGTGGAACTGGACCCTCCCGGCATAATCGAATTCGCCTTCGACGACCTACACAGTTACCTTCCTTTTGATACCGCCGGGACCCTGATGTCGGGATGGGAACTGGTCAGCGCCACCTCGCAGGACAATGATAAACAGGATTTTTATCTCTACTCCCTGGCCAACACGGTCCCGCCTCCCTACAATCCCGGATTTCCGCCCCAATCCGGGGGAAAATTGATAATATTGCGATATCGCTTTTTGCCCCTCCCGGACTCGGTGAGTGTCGCCACCGTTCATCTGAATTTCAGGAACGATATTTTCAGTATGGCCGATCCGTATGGGAATTCCCTCGGGATTCTGATAGATACCGTAATTACCTGCCTTGAATATCAGGGTGACTCCTGCATAGTTGCGGATACGACCATTCGCGGCACCCTTGACACGGCCAATGTCTATGTCAAAAACGGGTCGATCGATGTCGTCAATTATCCCTGCGGGGATGTAAATCTCGATTATCGGATCAATATTCTGGATATCAAATGTCTGATAGAGTACCTTTATCGGACTCCGGGACAGACCGGTTGCGCCGGATTCCCCTGCGATCTGAACCTGGACGGGGCCATTAATATTCTGGATGTCAATTATTTGATTAATTTCCTCTATCGCGGCGGGCCGCCACCGCCTTGA